In the genome of Actinomadura graeca, one region contains:
- a CDS encoding GntR family transcriptional regulator, giving the protein MQSAGEGRAASTKRQAVRRRLLAMLEGLDVGDALPPERRLAEDLGVSRPTLRQAIDDLVAEGLLDRRHGSGTYVAEPRIAVSLTMTSFTEDMIRRGMKPGGRVLSFRTEAAGARIGRRLALSPLEEVLTIRRLRLADGTAMAIETLCLPRALMPALRRQDLEGRSFYDLLRAGGIVIASGTETIEPTVTTAEEAAELDVPVHTPAFLFERVTRDEDGRPLEYVRSVYRGDRYRLELDLRPPTH; this is encoded by the coding sequence GTGCAATCTGCGGGTGAGGGGCGGGCCGCGAGCACGAAACGGCAGGCGGTGCGCCGCCGCCTGCTGGCGATGCTGGAGGGCCTCGACGTCGGCGACGCGCTGCCGCCCGAGCGCCGGCTGGCCGAGGACCTCGGCGTGTCCCGCCCGACGTTGCGGCAGGCCATCGACGACCTCGTCGCCGAGGGGCTGCTCGACCGGCGGCACGGGAGCGGCACGTACGTGGCCGAGCCGAGGATCGCCGTCTCGCTGACCATGACCTCCTTCACCGAGGACATGATCAGGCGGGGGATGAAGCCGGGGGGCAGGGTGTTGTCGTTCCGCACGGAGGCCGCGGGGGCGCGGATCGGCAGGCGGCTCGCCCTGTCTCCCCTGGAAGAGGTATTGACCATTCGGCGCCTGCGGCTCGCGGACGGGACCGCCATGGCCATCGAGACCCTCTGCCTGCCGCGGGCGCTCATGCCCGCCCTGCGAAGGCAGGACCTGGAAGGCCGGTCGTTCTACGATCTGCTGCGCGCCGGCGGCATCGTGATCGCCTCGGGCACCGAGACGATCGAGCCCACCGTCACCACCGCCGAGGAGGCCGCCGAGCTGGACGTCCCGGTGCACACCCCGGCGTTCCTGTTCGAGCGCGTGACCCGCGACGAGGACGGCAGGCCGCTGGAGTACGTCAGATCCGTCTACCGCGGCGACCGCTACCGGCTGGAACTCGACCTCAGACCGCCCACGCACTGA
- a CDS encoding EF-hand domain-containing protein: MTTRPTEDDLHAVFTRADLGGDDKLDLMEYTLVLESLGLSWTRAETQDRFERADTNRDGFISYAEFRAILESQGWIAGPPPDARG; the protein is encoded by the coding sequence ATGACCACCAGGCCGACCGAGGACGACCTTCATGCCGTGTTCACGCGCGCGGACCTCGGCGGTGACGACAAGCTCGACCTGATGGAGTACACGCTCGTCCTGGAGAGCCTCGGGCTGTCCTGGACGCGCGCGGAGACCCAGGACCGGTTCGAGCGGGCGGACACCAACCGGGACGGTTTCATCTCCTACGCCGAGTTCCGCGCCATCCTGGAGTCGCAGGGCTGGATCGCAGGGCCGCCGCCGGACGCGCGGGGCTGA
- the pgi gene encoding glucose-6-phosphate isomerase encodes MADITEAPEWSALADHQAALAGRHLRELFADDPGRAERMTVTAGDLRLDYSKHRVTAETLGLLVSLAERAGLRERIAAMFTGVHINVSEDRAVLHTALRLPPGEPLTVDGQDVAADVHAVLDRMAEFSGRVRAGEWTGFTGKSITTVVNIGIGGSDLGPAMAYEALLDYADAGISCRFVSNIDPADIVGTLAGLDPERTLFVISSKTFGTLETLTNAKVARQWLVDRLGDDKAVSRHFVAVSTNAERVAGFGIDTANMFGFWDWVGGRYSFDGAIGLSLMIAIGGEAFREMLAGFREIDEHLRTAPFEANMPVLMGLLGVWYTDFFGAQTRAVLPYSQRLSRFPAYLQQLTMESNGKSVRADGAPVVAQTGEIFWGEPGTNGQHAFYQLLHQGTRLVPADFIGFAEPFEDPAGMHDLLVANLLAQTSALAFGKTAEEIAAEGAPAAVVPHKVMPGNRPTSTILAPKLTPKVLGELVALYEHIVFVEGTIWGIDSFDQWGVELGKVMAMDLAPALTSEEPPSGAPDPSTAALVREYRRMRGRAV; translated from the coding sequence ATGGCTGATATCACCGAGGCGCCCGAGTGGTCCGCGCTCGCCGACCACCAGGCGGCCCTGGCGGGGAGGCACCTGCGCGAGCTGTTCGCCGACGACCCCGGACGCGCCGAGCGCATGACGGTCACCGCGGGCGACCTCCGGCTGGACTACTCCAAGCACCGCGTCACCGCCGAGACGCTCGGGCTGCTGGTGTCGCTCGCGGAGCGGGCGGGGCTGCGCGAGCGGATCGCGGCGATGTTCACCGGCGTGCACATCAACGTCAGCGAGGACCGCGCGGTCCTGCACACCGCGCTGCGGCTGCCGCCGGGCGAGCCGCTGACGGTGGACGGGCAGGACGTCGCCGCCGACGTCCACGCCGTCCTGGACAGGATGGCCGAGTTCTCCGGGCGGGTCCGCGCGGGGGAGTGGACGGGGTTCACCGGCAAGTCGATCACCACCGTCGTCAACATCGGCATCGGCGGCTCCGACCTCGGCCCCGCCATGGCCTACGAGGCGCTGCTCGACTATGCCGACGCGGGCATCTCCTGCCGGTTCGTGTCCAACATCGACCCTGCCGACATCGTCGGGACGCTCGCCGGCCTCGACCCCGAGCGGACGCTGTTCGTCATCAGCTCCAAGACGTTCGGCACGCTGGAGACCCTCACCAACGCGAAGGTCGCGCGGCAGTGGCTGGTGGACCGGCTCGGCGACGACAAGGCGGTGTCCCGGCATTTCGTCGCGGTGTCGACGAACGCCGAGCGGGTCGCCGGGTTCGGCATCGACACGGCCAACATGTTCGGGTTCTGGGACTGGGTCGGCGGCCGGTACTCCTTCGACGGCGCGATCGGCCTGTCCCTCATGATCGCGATCGGCGGCGAGGCGTTCCGCGAGATGCTCGCCGGGTTCCGCGAGATCGACGAGCACCTGCGCACCGCGCCCTTCGAGGCGAACATGCCGGTCCTAATGGGCCTGCTCGGCGTCTGGTACACCGACTTCTTCGGCGCGCAGACCCGCGCGGTGCTTCCCTACAGCCAGCGCCTGTCGCGGTTCCCCGCCTACCTCCAGCAGCTCACGATGGAGTCCAACGGCAAGTCGGTGCGGGCCGACGGCGCCCCGGTCGTCGCGCAGACGGGCGAGATCTTCTGGGGCGAGCCCGGCACCAACGGCCAGCACGCCTTCTACCAGCTGCTGCACCAGGGCACCCGGCTCGTCCCCGCCGACTTCATCGGGTTCGCCGAGCCGTTCGAGGACCCCGCCGGCATGCACGACCTGCTGGTGGCGAACCTGCTGGCGCAGACCTCGGCGCTGGCGTTCGGCAAGACCGCCGAGGAGATCGCCGCCGAGGGCGCGCCCGCGGCGGTCGTCCCGCACAAGGTCATGCCGGGCAACCGGCCGACCAGCACGATCCTCGCGCCGAAGCTGACCCCGAAGGTCCTCGGGGAGCTCGTCGCGCTGTACGAGCACATCGTGTTCGTCGAGGGGACGATCTGGGGCATCGACTCCTTCGACCAGTGGGGCGTGGAGCTCGGCAAGGTCATGGCGATGGACCTGGCGCCCGCGCTGACCTCGGAGGAACCGCCGTCCGGGGCGCCCGACCCGTCCACGGCGGCGCTCGTGCGCGAGTACCGGCGGATGCGCGGCCGCGCGGTCTGA
- a CDS encoding carbohydrate kinase family protein, protein MTKTVPGRPPEPSLTDPCAEREPAGERLRDAAGTPGPALDVFLSGQVFMDMIFTGLPGLPPPGTEIVTDGLGSAPGGIANIAVAMSRLGLRVGLAAPFGDDLFGAYLWRTLAEQEGVDLGLSRRVPGWSTPVTVSLAYDSDRSMVTYARPVPAQPDGLAGAAPPAARACFVDVDRPVPAWAAAMRERGALVFADLGWDPTGAWSAEVLDRLAHVDVFLPNAAEAMAYTRTGTPESAAAALAGRVPVVVVKRGGDGAIAIDSATGERAETGALPVEALDATGAGDVFGAGFVFATLAGLPLAERLRFANLCAGLSVRHHSGSLGSPCWGEIAAFGESGEVPEPVLAEYAFVVPFIPEAASDTVVRAEPTLRKPG, encoded by the coding sequence GTGACGAAGACCGTTCCGGGCCGGCCGCCCGAGCCGTCCCTCACCGATCCGTGCGCCGAGCGGGAGCCGGCGGGCGAGCGCCTGCGCGACGCGGCGGGCACGCCAGGCCCCGCGCTGGACGTCTTCCTGTCCGGCCAGGTGTTCATGGACATGATCTTCACCGGGCTGCCCGGGCTGCCGCCGCCCGGCACCGAGATCGTCACCGACGGGCTCGGGTCGGCGCCGGGCGGCATCGCCAACATCGCCGTCGCGATGAGCCGGCTCGGCCTGCGCGTCGGCCTCGCGGCCCCCTTCGGCGACGACCTGTTCGGCGCCTACCTCTGGCGGACCCTCGCCGAGCAGGAGGGCGTCGACCTCGGCCTGTCCCGGCGGGTGCCGGGCTGGTCGACGCCCGTCACGGTGTCGCTGGCCTACGACTCCGACCGCAGCATGGTCACCTACGCCCGTCCCGTCCCCGCGCAGCCGGACGGGCTGGCCGGCGCCGCGCCCCCCGCCGCGCGGGCCTGCTTCGTCGACGTCGACCGGCCGGTGCCCGCGTGGGCCGCCGCGATGCGCGAGCGGGGCGCCCTGGTCTTCGCCGACCTCGGCTGGGACCCGACGGGCGCCTGGTCCGCCGAGGTGCTCGACCGCCTGGCGCACGTTGACGTGTTCCTGCCGAACGCCGCCGAGGCGATGGCCTACACCCGCACCGGCACGCCGGAGTCGGCCGCCGCCGCCCTGGCCGGGCGGGTGCCGGTGGTCGTGGTCAAGCGCGGCGGCGACGGCGCCATCGCCATCGACTCGGCGACGGGGGAGCGGGCCGAGACCGGCGCGCTGCCGGTGGAGGCCCTGGACGCCACCGGCGCGGGCGACGTGTTCGGCGCGGGCTTCGTGTTCGCGACCCTGGCGGGCCTCCCGCTCGCCGAGCGGCTCCGGTTCGCCAACCTGTGCGCCGGGCTGTCGGTGCGCCACCACAGCGGCTCGCTCGGCTCGCCCTGCTGGGGCGAGATCGCCGCGTTCGGCGAGTCGGGCGAGGTCCCCGAGCCGGTCCTGGCGGAGTACGCGTTCGTGGTGCCGTTCATCCCCGAGGCCGCGTCCGACACGGTCGTCCGCGCCGAGCCCACCCTGCGCAAGCCGGGGTAG
- a CDS encoding PTS ascorbate transporter subunit IIC translates to MDVIRDILTFLADNVFGQVPILIGLITLLGLLLQRKRFEDVLAGALRATIGVVILFIGVDVFTGGLTSFQTVLASAMGTTPPKADHSLTRFLTEQGGTIALVITVGFLAHVLIVRIFPAARYLYLTGHLMFWVSTVTVASLVTIAPGQDQLTLVLCGAGFVAAYWTVQPLWMRPLMRRVMPGDRFGFAHTSSLACLVTGYAARPLGSRGRHDTERLRLPRQLSFFKDVNVSTALIISVIMLVAVAFADDGVVGRASAEMDPKLSSWVWALLVGLRFAGGIAILLFGVRMFLGEIVPAFKGFSDRVIPGTRPALDAPTVFPVAPTAVMVGFVASTGVFLVCLAVFAGAGWFTLAPPMIMLFFVGGAAGLFGNVVAGWRGAVLGGVISGLVLAIGQAVTWGLYERTAPELATLADPDWYAIGWLLKAADPVVGDGTIWLVPLVALAAMVATLVVLGRSGRRGTADEPEAADAGDKAPAGA, encoded by the coding sequence ATGGACGTCATCAGGGACATCCTCACCTTCCTGGCCGACAACGTGTTCGGCCAGGTGCCCATCCTCATCGGCCTCATCACCCTGCTCGGGCTGCTGCTCCAGCGCAAGCGGTTCGAGGACGTGCTCGCCGGCGCGCTGCGGGCGACGATCGGCGTGGTCATCCTGTTCATCGGCGTCGACGTGTTCACCGGAGGGCTGACCAGCTTCCAGACGGTGCTGGCCAGCGCCATGGGCACGACGCCGCCGAAGGCCGACCACTCGCTGACGCGGTTCCTGACCGAGCAGGGCGGGACGATCGCGCTGGTCATCACCGTGGGGTTCCTCGCGCACGTGCTGATCGTGCGGATCTTCCCGGCGGCCCGGTACCTCTACCTGACCGGGCACCTGATGTTCTGGGTCAGCACGGTCACGGTCGCGTCGCTGGTGACGATCGCGCCGGGCCAGGACCAGCTCACGCTGGTGCTCTGCGGCGCCGGGTTCGTCGCCGCCTACTGGACCGTCCAGCCGCTGTGGATGCGCCCGCTGATGCGCCGTGTCATGCCGGGCGACCGGTTCGGGTTCGCGCACACCAGCTCGCTCGCGTGCCTGGTCACCGGGTACGCCGCCCGGCCGCTCGGCAGCCGTGGCAGGCACGACACCGAGCGGCTCAGGCTGCCGCGCCAGCTGTCGTTCTTCAAGGACGTCAACGTCAGCACCGCGCTGATCATCTCGGTGATCATGCTGGTGGCGGTCGCGTTCGCCGACGACGGCGTGGTGGGGAGGGCCTCCGCCGAGATGGACCCCAAGCTGTCCTCGTGGGTGTGGGCGCTGCTGGTCGGCCTGCGCTTCGCGGGCGGCATCGCGATCCTGCTGTTCGGCGTGCGGATGTTCCTGGGCGAGATCGTCCCGGCGTTCAAGGGCTTCAGCGACAGGGTGATCCCCGGCACCCGTCCCGCGCTGGACGCGCCGACCGTCTTCCCGGTCGCGCCGACCGCGGTCATGGTCGGGTTCGTGGCCTCCACCGGCGTGTTCCTGGTCTGCCTGGCGGTGTTCGCGGGCGCCGGCTGGTTCACCCTCGCCCCGCCCATGATCATGCTGTTCTTCGTCGGCGGCGCCGCCGGGCTGTTCGGCAACGTCGTGGCGGGCTGGCGCGGGGCGGTGCTCGGCGGCGTGATCTCCGGCCTGGTCCTCGCGATCGGCCAGGCCGTCACCTGGGGGCTGTACGAGAGGACGGCGCCGGAGCTCGCCACCCTCGCCGACCCCGACTGGTACGCGATCGGGTGGCTGCTGAAGGCCGCCGACCCCGTCGTCGGCGACGGGACGATCTGGCTGGTGCCGCTCGTGGCGCTGGCCGCCATGGTGGCGACCCTGGTCGTGCTCGGCCGTTCCGGGCGGCGCGGGACCGCGGACGAGCCCGAGGCCGCCGACGCCGGGGACAAGGCCCCCGCCGGGGCCTGA
- a CDS encoding PTS sugar transporter subunit IIA has translation MTVTVAADGVAAAGWREAVREAASALVGAGAAGEGYPDACVRVVEENGPYIVLAKGLALVHARPEEGGLAVRVGVTRLAAPVEFGHPDNDPVDLLLSFCTPDPGVHVGTLAALARALSAGLADRLRAAPDREGLARALKEALPDG, from the coding sequence GTGACCGTCACCGTGGCGGCCGACGGCGTCGCGGCCGCCGGCTGGCGGGAGGCCGTCCGAGAGGCGGCGTCCGCCCTGGTCGGCGCGGGCGCGGCGGGCGAGGGCTACCCGGACGCGTGCGTCCGGGTCGTGGAAGAGAACGGCCCGTACATCGTCCTGGCCAAGGGGCTGGCGCTCGTGCACGCCCGTCCCGAGGAGGGCGGGCTGGCCGTCCGCGTCGGCGTGACCCGGCTGGCGGCGCCCGTGGAGTTCGGCCATCCCGACAACGACCCGGTGGACCTGCTGCTCTCGTTCTGCACCCCGGACCCCGGCGTGCACGTCGGGACGCTCGCCGCGCTGGCGCGCGCCCTGTCGGCCGGCCTCGCCGACCGGCTCCGCGCCGCCCCGGACCGGGAGGGGCTGGCACGCGCCCTGAAGGAGGCCCTGCCCGATGGCTGA
- a CDS encoding NrtA/SsuA/CpmA family ABC transporter substrate-binding protein — translation MFDFRHRSRLAAAAAAAAALLSLASACGGKAEAGGTAGGPGGAAVIKLKDPGNAGPLAYAKREGILEERLKAVGARVEWGGSYASFTATIDAVRSGSVNVLEGAISPALGYLANSRNIKIFSFTDPVTDRSAPPRDGLVVPADSPVRSVKDLVGKQVAVNKGGRGEYLLLLALRQNGIPADRVKRVYLNPVQGASAFATGKVDAWWAIVDAYPEVVAKGARVLVNGRDLPDRDLSIWAARTELLDRHPEAVRVVLDTLRELTEQEKRSPERFQNVFLKKGPTAVSGARLQDNLAEARFQNVPRYAGAADGKYVEDVAGIFRQYGVLPAAIPAAEVIFDLRAAPASAAPSGRAS, via the coding sequence ATGTTCGACTTCCGTCACCGTTCACGTCTCGCCGCCGCCGCGGCCGCGGCCGCCGCCCTGCTCAGCCTCGCCTCCGCGTGCGGCGGGAAGGCCGAGGCGGGCGGCACCGCGGGCGGCCCCGGCGGGGCCGCCGTGATCAAGCTCAAGGACCCCGGGAACGCCGGCCCGCTCGCCTACGCCAAGCGCGAGGGGATCCTGGAGGAGCGGCTGAAGGCCGTCGGCGCGCGGGTGGAGTGGGGCGGCTCGTACGCCTCGTTCACCGCGACGATCGACGCCGTCCGCTCCGGGTCCGTGAACGTCCTGGAGGGCGCGATCTCGCCCGCGCTGGGATACCTCGCCAACAGCCGCAACATCAAGATCTTCTCCTTCACCGACCCGGTGACCGACCGGTCCGCGCCCCCGCGGGACGGCTTGGTCGTGCCCGCCGACAGCCCCGTCCGGTCCGTCAAGGACCTGGTCGGCAAGCAGGTCGCGGTCAACAAGGGCGGCCGCGGCGAGTACCTGCTGCTGCTCGCGCTGCGGCAGAACGGGATCCCGGCCGACCGGGTCAAGCGGGTCTACCTCAACCCGGTGCAGGGCGCCTCGGCGTTCGCCACCGGCAAGGTGGACGCCTGGTGGGCGATCGTCGACGCCTACCCCGAGGTGGTCGCCAAGGGCGCCCGCGTCCTGGTCAACGGGCGCGACCTCCCCGACCGCGACCTCAGCATCTGGGCCGCGCGGACGGAGCTGCTCGACCGGCACCCCGAGGCCGTCAGGGTCGTCCTCGACACCCTGCGCGAGCTGACCGAGCAGGAGAAGCGCTCGCCCGAGCGGTTCCAGAACGTGTTCCTCAAGAAGGGGCCGACGGCGGTCTCGGGGGCGCGCCTCCAGGACAACCTCGCCGAGGCCCGGTTCCAGAACGTCCCCCGGTACGCGGGCGCGGCCGACGGGAAGTACGTCGAGGACGTCGCCGGGATCTTCCGCCAGTACGGCGTCCTGCCCGCCGCCATCCCGGCCGCCGAGGTGATCTTCGACCTGAGGGCGGCACCGGCCTCGGCGGCGCCGTCGGGGCGGGCGTCATGA
- a CDS encoding NADP-dependent succinic semialdehyde dehydrogenase has product MTAIATTNPATGRVEKTFDAHPPEEVDRRIRRAATAFASYRTTRVAERAAWMNAAADILDGEAERIGALLTTEMGKTLKAAEAEARKCANACRYYAGHAEGFLADRPADAAAVGASGAYVRYQPLGPVLAVMPWNFPLWQVIRFAAPGLMAGNVGLLKHSSNVPQTALFLEELFRRAGFPEGVFQTLLIGSGDVERVLRDPRVRAATLTGSEPAGRSVAAIAGDEIKPTVLELGGSDAFVVMPSADVGAAAEAAATSRCLNNGQSCISAKRFIVDTGVADEFERLFVEAMRARRVGDPMDEATDVGPLATEQGRADVEEFVADAAGKGAAVLCGGERPDGPGWYYPPTVVSGVTPDMRMFHEEVFGPVASLFRVRGVSKAVEVANATGFGLGSNAWTREPDERERFVRELDAGQVFINGMTTSYPELPFGGVKRSGYGRELSEQGMHAFCNVKTVWIA; this is encoded by the coding sequence ATGACGGCCATCGCGACGACCAATCCCGCGACGGGACGGGTGGAGAAGACCTTCGACGCGCACCCGCCGGAGGAGGTCGACCGGCGCATCCGGCGGGCGGCCACGGCGTTCGCCTCGTACCGCACGACCCGCGTCGCCGAGCGCGCCGCGTGGATGAACGCGGCGGCGGACATCCTCGACGGCGAGGCGGAACGGATCGGCGCCCTGCTGACCACCGAGATGGGCAAGACGCTCAAGGCCGCGGAGGCGGAGGCGCGCAAGTGCGCGAACGCGTGCCGGTACTACGCCGGGCACGCGGAAGGGTTCCTCGCCGACCGCCCCGCCGACGCCGCAGCCGTGGGGGCGTCCGGCGCCTACGTCCGCTACCAGCCGCTCGGGCCCGTGCTGGCGGTCATGCCGTGGAACTTCCCGCTCTGGCAGGTGATCCGCTTCGCGGCACCGGGGCTGATGGCGGGCAACGTGGGGCTGCTCAAGCACTCCTCGAACGTCCCGCAGACGGCGCTGTTCCTGGAGGAGCTGTTCCGGCGCGCGGGCTTCCCCGAGGGCGTGTTCCAGACGCTGCTCATCGGCTCGGGCGACGTCGAGCGGGTCTTGCGCGACCCGCGGGTGAGGGCGGCGACGCTCACCGGCAGCGAGCCCGCCGGCCGGTCGGTCGCCGCCATCGCCGGGGACGAGATCAAGCCGACGGTGCTGGAGCTCGGCGGCAGCGACGCGTTCGTGGTGATGCCGTCCGCGGACGTCGGGGCGGCGGCGGAGGCGGCGGCCACGTCCCGCTGCCTCAACAACGGGCAGAGCTGCATCTCCGCCAAGCGCTTCATCGTCGACACCGGCGTCGCCGACGAGTTCGAGCGGCTGTTCGTGGAGGCGATGCGCGCCCGGCGGGTGGGCGACCCGATGGACGAGGCCACCGACGTGGGGCCGCTGGCCACCGAGCAGGGCCGCGCCGACGTGGAGGAGTTCGTCGCCGACGCGGCCGGCAAGGGCGCCGCGGTGCTGTGCGGAGGCGAGCGCCCGGACGGGCCCGGCTGGTACTACCCGCCGACGGTCGTCTCGGGCGTCACCCCCGACATGCGCATGTTCCACGAGGAGGTGTTCGGGCCGGTCGCGTCGCTGTTCCGCGTCCGCGGCGTGTCCAAGGCGGTCGAGGTGGCGAACGCGACCGGCTTCGGCCTCGGCTCCAACGCCTGGACGCGGGAGCCGGACGAGCGGGAGCGGTTCGTCCGGGAGCTGGACGCCGGGCAGGTCTTCATCAACGGGATGACGACGTCGTACCCGGAGCTGCCGTTCGGCGGGGTCAAGCGCTCCGGCTACGGCCGCGAGCTGTCCGAGCAGGGCATGCACGCGTTCTGCAACGTCAAGACGGTCTGGATCGCCTAA
- a CDS encoding PTS sugar transporter subunit IIB, producing MALDRQLEILAVCGVGMGSSLMLKMTAEDALRSLGVDARVENTDVSTARGMAPDVVIGQGMHTGEIAGLAPVVITISDFLDKEGLEARLRERLAEQGWLS from the coding sequence ATGGCACTGGACCGGCAACTGGAGATCCTCGCGGTCTGCGGCGTCGGCATGGGCTCCAGCCTGATGCTGAAGATGACCGCCGAGGACGCGCTGCGCTCGCTCGGCGTGGACGCGCGGGTCGAGAACACCGACGTGTCCACGGCGCGCGGGATGGCGCCGGACGTGGTCATCGGCCAGGGGATGCACACCGGCGAGATCGCCGGCCTGGCGCCCGTGGTGATCACCATCAGCGACTTCCTGGACAAGGAGGGCCTGGAGGCCCGGCTGCGGGAGCGCCTGGCCGAGCAGGGCTGGCTCTCGTGA
- a CDS encoding sugar isomerase domain-containing protein: MADTAGTPLPGRVRDLLDDLDAVSGDAIGDAAALLLESVANDGIVHVAGAGHSLAMVCETFYRAGGLAAVRPIWDAGVLPLDDAVRSTRVEREPGVGRRVVAAAAPAPPDVAVVFSTSGRNPYPVEVAEACAARGVPVVAVTSARASRGAAARAPTSLADHAAIVLDTRVPPGDALHPPEGPRTAAVSTILAAYTWARVLADLDDLAAARGVGLPRWTSANVPGGDEGNAALLARYKDRIPELAGG; this comes from the coding sequence ATGGCTGACACCGCCGGGACGCCGCTCCCGGGCCGGGTGCGGGACCTGCTGGACGACCTGGACGCCGTCTCCGGCGATGCCATCGGCGACGCCGCCGCGCTGCTGCTGGAGTCGGTGGCGAACGACGGGATCGTGCACGTCGCGGGCGCCGGGCACTCGCTGGCGATGGTGTGCGAGACCTTCTACCGGGCCGGTGGGCTCGCCGCCGTCCGGCCGATCTGGGACGCGGGGGTGCTCCCGCTCGACGACGCCGTGCGCAGCACCCGCGTCGAGAGGGAGCCGGGGGTGGGGCGCCGGGTCGTCGCGGCCGCCGCGCCCGCCCCGCCGGACGTGGCGGTGGTCTTCTCCACCAGCGGCCGCAACCCCTACCCCGTCGAGGTCGCCGAGGCGTGCGCGGCGCGGGGCGTGCCGGTCGTCGCGGTGACCTCGGCGCGGGCGTCGCGCGGTGCCGCGGCGCGGGCGCCGACGAGCCTCGCCGACCACGCCGCGATCGTGCTGGACACGCGCGTGCCGCCCGGCGACGCGCTCCACCCGCCCGAGGGGCCCCGCACCGCGGCGGTGTCCACGATCCTCGCCGCGTACACGTGGGCCCGCGTGCTGGCCGACCTGGACGACCTCGCCGCGGCGCGGGGCGTCGGGCTCCCCCGCTGGACGAGTGCGAACGTCCCGGGAGGGGACGAGGGGAACGCGGCGCTCCTCGCCCGCTACAAGGACCGGATCCCCGAGCTGGCCGGAGGATGA
- a CDS encoding lactonase family protein, which translates to MGERDFWVGTYTGEAGAGKGVYRVRRGRDGSLGAPELAAATVSPSYLAVHPGGDVVYAVREEEAGAVLAFAAAGGRLREIGRVDAGSLPCHLSVGPGGGYLIVADYGSGTVRAVPLGPGGGFAGEPDVAEGHGRGPREDRQEGPHAHASAHAPDGTVLSTDLGADLVRSFRVEGGRLRPVGETPLPPGCGPRHLAVHPSGHVYVLTELTATVLVLRPAGGYARLDLVAESPATAGPVAGDPLGAAIKLGDGGRFAYTSARGADVVTAHRVLDDGAALAPVADAGCGGHWPRDLHVDGEWMHVANERSGQVATFRIGAGGVPAQVGAPLEVPSPVCVVPA; encoded by the coding sequence GTGGGCGAGCGTGACTTCTGGGTGGGCACCTACACCGGGGAGGCGGGCGCCGGTAAGGGCGTCTACCGGGTACGGCGTGGACGGGACGGCTCGCTCGGGGCGCCGGAGCTCGCGGCCGCGACGGTGTCCCCGTCCTATCTGGCGGTCCATCCGGGCGGGGACGTGGTGTACGCGGTCCGCGAGGAGGAGGCGGGCGCCGTCCTGGCGTTCGCGGCCGCGGGCGGGAGGCTTCGGGAGATCGGCAGGGTGGACGCGGGGTCGCTCCCGTGCCACCTGTCCGTCGGCCCCGGCGGCGGGTACCTGATCGTCGCCGACTACGGGTCGGGGACGGTCAGGGCGGTGCCGCTCGGCCCCGGCGGCGGGTTCGCGGGCGAGCCGGACGTGGCGGAAGGGCACGGGCGCGGCCCGCGCGAGGACCGCCAGGAGGGCCCGCACGCGCACGCGAGCGCGCACGCCCCGGACGGCACCGTCCTGTCCACCGACCTCGGGGCCGACCTCGTCCGCTCCTTCCGCGTCGAGGGCGGGAGGCTGCGGCCCGTCGGCGAGACCCCGCTGCCGCCCGGCTGCGGGCCCCGGCACCTGGCCGTCCACCCGAGCGGGCACGTGTACGTGCTGACCGAACTGACGGCGACGGTGCTCGTCCTGCGCCCGGCCGGCGGCTACGCCCGCCTCGACCTGGTCGCCGAGTCCCCCGCGACGGCGGGGCCGGTGGCCGGCGATCCGCTGGGCGCGGCGATCAAGCTGGGGGACGGCGGCCGGTTCGCCTACACCTCGGCACGCGGCGCGGACGTGGTCACCGCCCACCGCGTGCTCGACGACGGCGCCGCGCTCGCGCCCGTCGCGGACGCCGGATGCGGCGGGCACTGGCCCCGGGACCTGCACGTGGACGGCGAGTGGATGCACGTCGCCAACGAGCGGAGCGGGCAGGTCGCGACGTTCCGGATCGGCGCCGGCGGCGTCCCCGCGCAGGTGGGGGCCCCGCTGGAGGTGCCGTCGCCGGTCTGCGTCGTCCCCGCCTGA